A stretch of the Danio rerio strain Tuebingen ecotype United States chromosome 18, GRCz12tu, whole genome shotgun sequence genome encodes the following:
- the gse1b gene encoding genetic suppressor element 1 isoform X3, whose product MFGLKAPLYYLPGMSHEPKSPSLGMISTATRTTATVSPLTPSPLNGSIVPNVSPASQSAHSGFAAALRKLAKQAEEPRAGSSISSESSPVSSPATNHSSPVSTPKRGPMGPVIVPPGGHSVPSTPPVVTIAPTKTVNGLWRSESRSVREVESVPHGVSRDRLSSEAASAQEKGGPTVPAHLIGNPYPFGLTPASVMQDSRFQPLNLPRQMPHAVPTASVPEEYLRGFRPYATAEELRMPSLPLGLDPATAAAAAAYYHPGYLPHPSFSHYRMDDPFCLSALRSPFYQLPAGGALPPLHPSAVHMHLPGVRYPGDLSHPSLSSLQSERLSERLQMEDELRQREREREREREKEREREAEREKEREREREREKELEREREREREREREKEREREREMERQKERAAREKAAESHYLTELHGLRGAPDDRAKPDRITSNRPEKTKESILTTPKPIQPGIHQSLNSTHHPVPSLSSAHGLYLGPGGAGPTSLTVATMLQRTEEERWLARQRKLRQEKEDRQYQVSEFRQQVLEQHLDLGRQGEIPDMNVEGHRPVPNHHEPSSRDRDRDRDSHPLLGAPPPLISPKHQHKDHAPPPPTTLWNPAALIETSTDSRRTLHDPPSLGHYDISRLPLPPSKHERHYNSEKLEEGSRKRDSLDKYPPIRPSGFSEPNTFLAELEKSTQSFLNQQRAPLSLSGPYGELSAGFKSSGPLKNLQGHSRLAPDTTLVYDEFLQQHRRAVSKLDLEERRRREAREKGYYYELDDSYDESDEEEVRAHLRRVSEQPPLKLDDSTEKVEFLEMFDLTTLAHREEMMEVKRKKRRRMLRERSPSPPTVQNKRPTPTPLLTRFTPEDMNNSPELEDKKRFLTIFSLNHITQQQRRDNERVEELLQAIKQKSVTLDTIRHNPHPLCRSPAAHSSDQSSQSPVQSEELLNGWPLSPSPSVSIPQPSADPLSISDQHRPLSDPPKPKDSSLPPALPDKCRANDSLPGKSSSLLNSLRQPPFAKESSVSVNGKTKPWENFIAEEFAQQFHESVLQSTQKALQKSKGGALVVLEQNHAVDSSVHYNIPELQSTPGRSKPHPHPPSSQPNGQHCPPQPSRQELSAEESEEEEEEDDTEEDEPSTSRWQGIEAIFEAYQEYAEEQSIERQVLHSQCRRLEAHHYNLSLTAEQLSHSMGELMAQKQKLAAERENLQAELEHFKKCLTLPQSPWSRAHFKGYPPR is encoded by the exons CAGGATCTTCCATCAGCAGCGAGTCGTCTCCTGTCTCATCACCGGCCACCAACCACAGCTCTCCAGTCAGTACGCCCAAACGAGGGCCCATGGGTCCAGTTATAGTGCCTCCTGGGGGTCACAGTGTACCCAGTACACCACCTGTGGTCACCATAGCCCCCACCAAAACCGTCAACGGCCTGTGGAGGAGTGAAAGCCGGTCTGTACGAGAG GTTGAATCAGTTCCACATGGAGTCAGTCGGGACAGGTTAAGTTCAGAAGCTGCTTCTGCCCAAGAGAAGGGGGGTCCCACTGTCCCAGCACACCTAATTGGAAACCCTTACCCATTTGGCTTGACGCCTGCATCTGTGATGCAAGACTCACGCTTTCAACCACTTAA CCTGCCCCGTCAGATGCCCCATGCAGTGCCCACGGCCAGTGTTCCTGAGGAATATTTGAGAGGGTTTCGTCCTTATGCCACTGCTGAGGAGCTCCGTATGCCCTCCTTGCCACTGGGGCTTGATCCTGCCACTGCTGCAGCTGCTGCTGCCTACTACCACCCTGGATATCTGCCTCATCCCTCCTTCTCTCACTACag AATGGACGATCCATTCTGTCTGTCAGCGCTGAGGTCGCCATTCTATCAACTGCCTGCAGGAGGTGCTTTACCTCCTCTACACCCCTCTGCAGTACACATGCACCTGCCTGGAGTGCGTTACCCTGGAGACCTAAGCCACCCCTCGCTGTCCAGCCTACAATCTGAGCGCTTGTCCGAACG ACTCCAGATGGAGGATGAGCTgcgacagagagaaagagaacgggagcgagagcgagagaaagagagagaacgaGAAGCCGAACGAGAAAAGGAGCGTGAACGAGAAAGGGAGCGAGAGAAGGAGCTTGAGcgtgagagggagagagagagggaacgagagagggagaaagagagagagcgtgaGAGGGAGATGGAGCGACAGAAGGAGAGGGCAGCACGAGAGAAAGCTGCGGAGAGCCATTATCTGACTGAGCTTCACGGGCTGAGAGGAGCACCAGACGACAGAGCCAAACCTGACAGAATCACTAGCAACAGACCTG AAAAAACCAAAGAGTCCATTCTTACAACTCCTAAACCCATCCAACCTGGAATTCACCAGTCTCTGAACTCCACCCACCATCCTGTGCCCAGTCTCTCCTCTGCTCATGGTTTGTATCTGGGCCCTGGAGGGGCAGGACCCACCAGCTTGACGGTGGCCACAATGCTACAGCGTACTGAGGAAGAGCGCTGGTTGGCACGGCAACGTAAGCTACGGCAAGAGAAGGAGGACAGGCAGTACCAAGTGTCAGAGTTCCGACAGCAGGTCCTAGAGCAGCACCTAGACCTGGGCAGACAGGGGGAAATTCCAGACATGAATGTAGAAGGACACAG ACCTGTACCAAACCATCATGAGCCAAGCAGCAGAGATCGTGACAGAGACAGAGATTCTCATCCACTCCTGGGAGCTCCACCTCCTCTTATCTCCCCTAAACATCAGCACAAAGACCATGCGCCCCCACCACCGACCACCCTCTGGAACCCTGCAGCACTCATCGAGACCTCTACTGACTCTAGACGCACCTTGCATGACCCTCCGAGTCTGGGTCATTACGATATCAGCCGGCTTCCCCTGCCCCCCTCCAAACACGAACGCCATTACAACTCTGAAAAGCTGGAAGAAGGATCCCGGAAGAGAGACAGTCTGGATAAATACCCTCCTATTCGACCAAGTGGATTCTCTGAGCCAAACACTTTCCTAGCAGAGCTGGAAAAATCCACCCAGAGCTTCCTAAACCAGCAAAGGGCACCGTTGAGTCTGTCAGGACCCTACGGAGAGCTGAGCGCTGGCTTTAAGTCCAGCGGACCTTTAAAGAACCTTCAGGGGCATTCACGTCTCGCGCCGGATACAACGTTAGTTTATGACGAGTTCCTGCAGCAGCATAGACGAGCGGTCAGCAAACTGGACCTAGAGGAGAGAAGACGCAGGGAAGCCAGAGAGAAAG GTTATTACTATGAGCTGGACGACTCCTATGATGAGAGTGATGAGGAAGAGGTGCGAGCTCATCTCCGGAGGGTTTCTGAACAACCACCGCTCAAGCTGGATGATTCCACAGAG AAAGTGGAGTTTTTAGAGATGTTTGACCTGACTACCCTGGCCCATCGAGAGGAGAtgatggaggtgaaaaggaaaaaaaggagGCGCATGCTAAGAGAGAGGAGTCCCTCCCCACCAACTGTGCAGAACAAGCGGCCCACTCCTACACCCCTACTAACCCGTTTCACTCCAGAGGACATGAACAACAGCCCAGAGCTAGAAGACAAGAAACGTTTCCTCACCATCTTCAGCCTCAACCACATCACACAGCAGCAGAGAAGAG ATAACGAGAGGGTTGAGGAGTTGTTGCAGGCCATAAAACAGAAGAGTGTGACTCTAGACACCATCAGACACAACCCTCACCCGCTTTGCAGAAGTCCTGCAGCCCATAGCTCAG ACCAGTCATCTCAGTCTCCAGTCCAGTCTGAAGAACTGCTGAATGGATGGCCGCTCAGTCCATCGCCGTCTGTGTCTATTCCACAGCCTTCAGCAGACCCTCTCTCCATCTCAGATCAGCACAGACCTCTCTCAGACCCCCCGAAACCTAAAGACTCTTCCTTGCCTCCTGCATTACCTGACAAATGTCGAGCCAATGACAGCCTCCCGGGCAAGAGCTCCAGTCTGCTGAATAGTCTCCGACAGCCCCCATTTGCTAAAGAAAGTTCTGTCAGTGTCAACGGAAAGACTAAACCCTGGGAGAACTTCATTGCTGAGGAGTTTGCCCAGCAGTTCCATGAATCTGTACTGCAGTCCACACAAAAAGCACTGCAGAAGAGTAAAG GTGGTGCATTGGTCGTATTGGAACAAAACCATGCGGTGGACTCATCCGTGCATTATAACATTCCTGAGCTCCAGAGCACACCAGGCCGCTCCAAACCCCACCCACACCCTCCCTCATCTCAGCCCAACGGACAGCACTGCCCCCCACAGCCCTCTCGTCAAGAGCTTTCTGCAGAGGAATCtgaggaagaagaagaggaagacgaCACTGAGGAGGATGAGCCCTCGACGTCCAGATGGCAGGGCATTGAAGCCATCTTTGAAGCTTATCAAGAGTATGCAGAAG AGCAAAGCATTGAACGCCAGGTTCTTCACAGTCAGTGCAGACGACTGGAAGCACATCACTATAATCTCAGTCTAACCGCTGAACAGCTCTCACACTCAATGGGG GAGCTGATGGCTCAGAAGCAGAAGCTGGCAGCAGAGAGGGAGAACCTGCAGGCAGAACTGGAGCACTTTAAAAAGTGTTTGACGCTGCCACAGAGCCCCTGGTCTAGGGCTCACTTTAAGGGCTACCCACCCAGGTGA
- the gse1b gene encoding genetic suppressor element 1 isoform X7, with protein MFGLKAPLYYLPAGSSISSESSPVSSPATNHSSPVSTPKRGPMGPVIVPPGGHSVPSTPPVVTIAPTKTVNGLWRSESRSVREVESVPHGVSRDRLSSEAASAQEKGGPTVPAHLIGNPYPFGLTPASVMQDSRFQPLNLPRQMPHAVPTASVPEEYLRGFRPYATAEELRMPSLPLGLDPATAAAAAAYYHPGYLPHPSFSHYRMDDPFCLSALRSPFYQLPAGGALPPLHPSAVHMHLPGVRYPGDLSHPSLSSLQSERLSERLQMEDELRQREREREREREKEREREAEREKEREREREREKELEREREREREREREKEREREREMERQKERAAREKAAESHYLTELHGLRGAPDDRAKPDRITSNRPEKTKESILTTPKPIQPGIHQSLNSTHHPVPSLSSAHGLYLGPGGAGPTSLTVATMLQRTEEERWLARQRKLRQEKEDRQYQVSEFRQQVLEQHLDLGRQGEIPDMNVEGHRPVPNHHEPSSRDRDRDRDSHPLLGAPPPLISPKHQHKDHAPPPPTTLWNPAALIETSTDSRRTLHDPPSLGHYDISRLPLPPSKHERHYNSEKLEEGSRKRDSLDKYPPIRPSGFSEPNTFLAELEKSTQSFLNQQRAPLSLSGPYGELSAGFKSSGPLKNLQGHSRLAPDTTLVYDEFLQQHRRAVSKLDLEERRRREAREKGYYYELDDSYDESDEEEVRAHLRRVSEQPPLKLDDSTEKVEFLEMFDLTTLAHREEMMEVKRKKRRRMLRERSPSPPTVQNKRPTPTPLLTRFTPEDMNNSPELEDKKRFLTIFSLNHITQQQRRDNERVEELLQAIKQKSVTLDTIRHNPHPLCRSPAAHSSDQSSQSPVQSEELLNGWPLSPSPSVSIPQPSADPLSISDQHRPLSDPPKPKDSSLPPALPDKCRANDSLPGKSSSLLNSLRQPPFAKESSVSVNGKTKPWENFIAEEFAQQFHESVLQSTQKALQKSKGGALVVLEQNHAVDSSVHYNIPELQSTPGRSKPHPHPPSSQPNGQHCPPQPSRQELSAEESEEEEEEDDTEEDEPSTSRWQGIEAIFEAYQEYAEEQSIERQVLHSQCRRLEAHHYNLSLTAEQLSHSMGELMAQKQKLAAERENLQAELEHFKKCLTLPQSPWSRAHFKGYPPR; from the exons CAGGATCTTCCATCAGCAGCGAGTCGTCTCCTGTCTCATCACCGGCCACCAACCACAGCTCTCCAGTCAGTACGCCCAAACGAGGGCCCATGGGTCCAGTTATAGTGCCTCCTGGGGGTCACAGTGTACCCAGTACACCACCTGTGGTCACCATAGCCCCCACCAAAACCGTCAACGGCCTGTGGAGGAGTGAAAGCCGGTCTGTACGAGAG GTTGAATCAGTTCCACATGGAGTCAGTCGGGACAGGTTAAGTTCAGAAGCTGCTTCTGCCCAAGAGAAGGGGGGTCCCACTGTCCCAGCACACCTAATTGGAAACCCTTACCCATTTGGCTTGACGCCTGCATCTGTGATGCAAGACTCACGCTTTCAACCACTTAA CCTGCCCCGTCAGATGCCCCATGCAGTGCCCACGGCCAGTGTTCCTGAGGAATATTTGAGAGGGTTTCGTCCTTATGCCACTGCTGAGGAGCTCCGTATGCCCTCCTTGCCACTGGGGCTTGATCCTGCCACTGCTGCAGCTGCTGCTGCCTACTACCACCCTGGATATCTGCCTCATCCCTCCTTCTCTCACTACag AATGGACGATCCATTCTGTCTGTCAGCGCTGAGGTCGCCATTCTATCAACTGCCTGCAGGAGGTGCTTTACCTCCTCTACACCCCTCTGCAGTACACATGCACCTGCCTGGAGTGCGTTACCCTGGAGACCTAAGCCACCCCTCGCTGTCCAGCCTACAATCTGAGCGCTTGTCCGAACG ACTCCAGATGGAGGATGAGCTgcgacagagagaaagagaacgggagcgagagcgagagaaagagagagaacgaGAAGCCGAACGAGAAAAGGAGCGTGAACGAGAAAGGGAGCGAGAGAAGGAGCTTGAGcgtgagagggagagagagagggaacgagagagggagaaagagagagagcgtgaGAGGGAGATGGAGCGACAGAAGGAGAGGGCAGCACGAGAGAAAGCTGCGGAGAGCCATTATCTGACTGAGCTTCACGGGCTGAGAGGAGCACCAGACGACAGAGCCAAACCTGACAGAATCACTAGCAACAGACCTG AAAAAACCAAAGAGTCCATTCTTACAACTCCTAAACCCATCCAACCTGGAATTCACCAGTCTCTGAACTCCACCCACCATCCTGTGCCCAGTCTCTCCTCTGCTCATGGTTTGTATCTGGGCCCTGGAGGGGCAGGACCCACCAGCTTGACGGTGGCCACAATGCTACAGCGTACTGAGGAAGAGCGCTGGTTGGCACGGCAACGTAAGCTACGGCAAGAGAAGGAGGACAGGCAGTACCAAGTGTCAGAGTTCCGACAGCAGGTCCTAGAGCAGCACCTAGACCTGGGCAGACAGGGGGAAATTCCAGACATGAATGTAGAAGGACACAG ACCTGTACCAAACCATCATGAGCCAAGCAGCAGAGATCGTGACAGAGACAGAGATTCTCATCCACTCCTGGGAGCTCCACCTCCTCTTATCTCCCCTAAACATCAGCACAAAGACCATGCGCCCCCACCACCGACCACCCTCTGGAACCCTGCAGCACTCATCGAGACCTCTACTGACTCTAGACGCACCTTGCATGACCCTCCGAGTCTGGGTCATTACGATATCAGCCGGCTTCCCCTGCCCCCCTCCAAACACGAACGCCATTACAACTCTGAAAAGCTGGAAGAAGGATCCCGGAAGAGAGACAGTCTGGATAAATACCCTCCTATTCGACCAAGTGGATTCTCTGAGCCAAACACTTTCCTAGCAGAGCTGGAAAAATCCACCCAGAGCTTCCTAAACCAGCAAAGGGCACCGTTGAGTCTGTCAGGACCCTACGGAGAGCTGAGCGCTGGCTTTAAGTCCAGCGGACCTTTAAAGAACCTTCAGGGGCATTCACGTCTCGCGCCGGATACAACGTTAGTTTATGACGAGTTCCTGCAGCAGCATAGACGAGCGGTCAGCAAACTGGACCTAGAGGAGAGAAGACGCAGGGAAGCCAGAGAGAAAG GTTATTACTATGAGCTGGACGACTCCTATGATGAGAGTGATGAGGAAGAGGTGCGAGCTCATCTCCGGAGGGTTTCTGAACAACCACCGCTCAAGCTGGATGATTCCACAGAG AAAGTGGAGTTTTTAGAGATGTTTGACCTGACTACCCTGGCCCATCGAGAGGAGAtgatggaggtgaaaaggaaaaaaaggagGCGCATGCTAAGAGAGAGGAGTCCCTCCCCACCAACTGTGCAGAACAAGCGGCCCACTCCTACACCCCTACTAACCCGTTTCACTCCAGAGGACATGAACAACAGCCCAGAGCTAGAAGACAAGAAACGTTTCCTCACCATCTTCAGCCTCAACCACATCACACAGCAGCAGAGAAGAG ATAACGAGAGGGTTGAGGAGTTGTTGCAGGCCATAAAACAGAAGAGTGTGACTCTAGACACCATCAGACACAACCCTCACCCGCTTTGCAGAAGTCCTGCAGCCCATAGCTCAG ACCAGTCATCTCAGTCTCCAGTCCAGTCTGAAGAACTGCTGAATGGATGGCCGCTCAGTCCATCGCCGTCTGTGTCTATTCCACAGCCTTCAGCAGACCCTCTCTCCATCTCAGATCAGCACAGACCTCTCTCAGACCCCCCGAAACCTAAAGACTCTTCCTTGCCTCCTGCATTACCTGACAAATGTCGAGCCAATGACAGCCTCCCGGGCAAGAGCTCCAGTCTGCTGAATAGTCTCCGACAGCCCCCATTTGCTAAAGAAAGTTCTGTCAGTGTCAACGGAAAGACTAAACCCTGGGAGAACTTCATTGCTGAGGAGTTTGCCCAGCAGTTCCATGAATCTGTACTGCAGTCCACACAAAAAGCACTGCAGAAGAGTAAAG GTGGTGCATTGGTCGTATTGGAACAAAACCATGCGGTGGACTCATCCGTGCATTATAACATTCCTGAGCTCCAGAGCACACCAGGCCGCTCCAAACCCCACCCACACCCTCCCTCATCTCAGCCCAACGGACAGCACTGCCCCCCACAGCCCTCTCGTCAAGAGCTTTCTGCAGAGGAATCtgaggaagaagaagaggaagacgaCACTGAGGAGGATGAGCCCTCGACGTCCAGATGGCAGGGCATTGAAGCCATCTTTGAAGCTTATCAAGAGTATGCAGAAG AGCAAAGCATTGAACGCCAGGTTCTTCACAGTCAGTGCAGACGACTGGAAGCACATCACTATAATCTCAGTCTAACCGCTGAACAGCTCTCACACTCAATGGGG GAGCTGATGGCTCAGAAGCAGAAGCTGGCAGCAGAGAGGGAGAACCTGCAGGCAGAACTGGAGCACTTTAAAAAGTGTTTGACGCTGCCACAGAGCCCCTGGTCTAGGGCTCACTTTAAGGGCTACCCACCCAGGTGA
- the gse1b gene encoding genetic suppressor element 1 isoform X5, whose amino-acid sequence MSHEPKSPSLGMISTATRTTATVSPLTPSPLNGSIVPNVSPASQSAHSGFAAALRKLAKQAEEPRAGSSISSESSPVSSPATNHSSPVSTPKRGPMGPVIVPPGGHSVPSTPPVVTIAPTKTVNGLWRSESRSVREVESVPHGVSRDRLSSEAASAQEKGGPTVPAHLIGNPYPFGLTPASVMQDSRFQPLNLPRQMPHAVPTASVPEEYLRGFRPYATAEELRMPSLPLGLDPATAAAAAAYYHPGYLPHPSFSHYRMDDPFCLSALRSPFYQLPAGGALPPLHPSAVHMHLPGVRYPGDLSHPSLSSLQSERLSERLQMEDELRQREREREREREKEREREAEREKEREREREREKELEREREREREREREKEREREREMERQKERAAREKAAESHYLTELHGLRGAPDDRAKPDRITSNRPEKTKESILTTPKPIQPGIHQSLNSTHHPVPSLSSAHGLYLGPGGAGPTSLTVATMLQRTEEERWLARQRKLRQEKEDRQYQVSEFRQQVLEQHLDLGRQGEIPDMNVEGHRPVPNHHEPSSRDRDRDRDSHPLLGAPPPLISPKHQHKDHAPPPPTTLWNPAALIETSTDSRRTLHDPPSLGHYDISRLPLPPSKHERHYNSEKLEEGSRKRDSLDKYPPIRPSGFSEPNTFLAELEKSTQSFLNQQRAPLSLSGPYGELSAGFKSSGPLKNLQGHSRLAPDTTLVYDEFLQQHRRAVSKLDLEERRRREAREKGYYYELDDSYDESDEEEVRAHLRRVSEQPPLKLDDSTEKVEFLEMFDLTTLAHREEMMEVKRKKRRRMLRERSPSPPTVQNKRPTPTPLLTRFTPEDMNNSPELEDKKRFLTIFSLNHITQQQRRDNERVEELLQAIKQKSVTLDTIRHNPHPLCRSPAAHSSDQSSQSPVQSEELLNGWPLSPSPSVSIPQPSADPLSISDQHRPLSDPPKPKDSSLPPALPDKCRANDSLPGKSSSLLNSLRQPPFAKESSVSVNGKTKPWENFIAEEFAQQFHESVLQSTQKALQKSKGGALVVLEQNHAVDSSVHYNIPELQSTPGRSKPHPHPPSSQPNGQHCPPQPSRQELSAEESEEEEEEDDTEEDEPSTSRWQGIEAIFEAYQEYAEEQSIERQVLHSQCRRLEAHHYNLSLTAEQLSHSMGELMAQKQKLAAERENLQAELEHFKKCLTLPQSPWSRAHFKGYPPR is encoded by the exons CAGGATCTTCCATCAGCAGCGAGTCGTCTCCTGTCTCATCACCGGCCACCAACCACAGCTCTCCAGTCAGTACGCCCAAACGAGGGCCCATGGGTCCAGTTATAGTGCCTCCTGGGGGTCACAGTGTACCCAGTACACCACCTGTGGTCACCATAGCCCCCACCAAAACCGTCAACGGCCTGTGGAGGAGTGAAAGCCGGTCTGTACGAGAG GTTGAATCAGTTCCACATGGAGTCAGTCGGGACAGGTTAAGTTCAGAAGCTGCTTCTGCCCAAGAGAAGGGGGGTCCCACTGTCCCAGCACACCTAATTGGAAACCCTTACCCATTTGGCTTGACGCCTGCATCTGTGATGCAAGACTCACGCTTTCAACCACTTAA CCTGCCCCGTCAGATGCCCCATGCAGTGCCCACGGCCAGTGTTCCTGAGGAATATTTGAGAGGGTTTCGTCCTTATGCCACTGCTGAGGAGCTCCGTATGCCCTCCTTGCCACTGGGGCTTGATCCTGCCACTGCTGCAGCTGCTGCTGCCTACTACCACCCTGGATATCTGCCTCATCCCTCCTTCTCTCACTACag AATGGACGATCCATTCTGTCTGTCAGCGCTGAGGTCGCCATTCTATCAACTGCCTGCAGGAGGTGCTTTACCTCCTCTACACCCCTCTGCAGTACACATGCACCTGCCTGGAGTGCGTTACCCTGGAGACCTAAGCCACCCCTCGCTGTCCAGCCTACAATCTGAGCGCTTGTCCGAACG ACTCCAGATGGAGGATGAGCTgcgacagagagaaagagaacgggagcgagagcgagagaaagagagagaacgaGAAGCCGAACGAGAAAAGGAGCGTGAACGAGAAAGGGAGCGAGAGAAGGAGCTTGAGcgtgagagggagagagagagggaacgagagagggagaaagagagagagcgtgaGAGGGAGATGGAGCGACAGAAGGAGAGGGCAGCACGAGAGAAAGCTGCGGAGAGCCATTATCTGACTGAGCTTCACGGGCTGAGAGGAGCACCAGACGACAGAGCCAAACCTGACAGAATCACTAGCAACAGACCTG AAAAAACCAAAGAGTCCATTCTTACAACTCCTAAACCCATCCAACCTGGAATTCACCAGTCTCTGAACTCCACCCACCATCCTGTGCCCAGTCTCTCCTCTGCTCATGGTTTGTATCTGGGCCCTGGAGGGGCAGGACCCACCAGCTTGACGGTGGCCACAATGCTACAGCGTACTGAGGAAGAGCGCTGGTTGGCACGGCAACGTAAGCTACGGCAAGAGAAGGAGGACAGGCAGTACCAAGTGTCAGAGTTCCGACAGCAGGTCCTAGAGCAGCACCTAGACCTGGGCAGACAGGGGGAAATTCCAGACATGAATGTAGAAGGACACAG ACCTGTACCAAACCATCATGAGCCAAGCAGCAGAGATCGTGACAGAGACAGAGATTCTCATCCACTCCTGGGAGCTCCACCTCCTCTTATCTCCCCTAAACATCAGCACAAAGACCATGCGCCCCCACCACCGACCACCCTCTGGAACCCTGCAGCACTCATCGAGACCTCTACTGACTCTAGACGCACCTTGCATGACCCTCCGAGTCTGGGTCATTACGATATCAGCCGGCTTCCCCTGCCCCCCTCCAAACACGAACGCCATTACAACTCTGAAAAGCTGGAAGAAGGATCCCGGAAGAGAGACAGTCTGGATAAATACCCTCCTATTCGACCAAGTGGATTCTCTGAGCCAAACACTTTCCTAGCAGAGCTGGAAAAATCCACCCAGAGCTTCCTAAACCAGCAAAGGGCACCGTTGAGTCTGTCAGGACCCTACGGAGAGCTGAGCGCTGGCTTTAAGTCCAGCGGACCTTTAAAGAACCTTCAGGGGCATTCACGTCTCGCGCCGGATACAACGTTAGTTTATGACGAGTTCCTGCAGCAGCATAGACGAGCGGTCAGCAAACTGGACCTAGAGGAGAGAAGACGCAGGGAAGCCAGAGAGAAAG GTTATTACTATGAGCTGGACGACTCCTATGATGAGAGTGATGAGGAAGAGGTGCGAGCTCATCTCCGGAGGGTTTCTGAACAACCACCGCTCAAGCTGGATGATTCCACAGAG AAAGTGGAGTTTTTAGAGATGTTTGACCTGACTACCCTGGCCCATCGAGAGGAGAtgatggaggtgaaaaggaaaaaaaggagGCGCATGCTAAGAGAGAGGAGTCCCTCCCCACCAACTGTGCAGAACAAGCGGCCCACTCCTACACCCCTACTAACCCGTTTCACTCCAGAGGACATGAACAACAGCCCAGAGCTAGAAGACAAGAAACGTTTCCTCACCATCTTCAGCCTCAACCACATCACACAGCAGCAGAGAAGAG ATAACGAGAGGGTTGAGGAGTTGTTGCAGGCCATAAAACAGAAGAGTGTGACTCTAGACACCATCAGACACAACCCTCACCCGCTTTGCAGAAGTCCTGCAGCCCATAGCTCAG ACCAGTCATCTCAGTCTCCAGTCCAGTCTGAAGAACTGCTGAATGGATGGCCGCTCAGTCCATCGCCGTCTGTGTCTATTCCACAGCCTTCAGCAGACCCTCTCTCCATCTCAGATCAGCACAGACCTCTCTCAGACCCCCCGAAACCTAAAGACTCTTCCTTGCCTCCTGCATTACCTGACAAATGTCGAGCCAATGACAGCCTCCCGGGCAAGAGCTCCAGTCTGCTGAATAGTCTCCGACAGCCCCCATTTGCTAAAGAAAGTTCTGTCAGTGTCAACGGAAAGACTAAACCCTGGGAGAACTTCATTGCTGAGGAGTTTGCCCAGCAGTTCCATGAATCTGTACTGCAGTCCACACAAAAAGCACTGCAGAAGAGTAAAG GTGGTGCATTGGTCGTATTGGAACAAAACCATGCGGTGGACTCATCCGTGCATTATAACATTCCTGAGCTCCAGAGCACACCAGGCCGCTCCAAACCCCACCCACACCCTCCCTCATCTCAGCCCAACGGACAGCACTGCCCCCCACAGCCCTCTCGTCAAGAGCTTTCTGCAGAGGAATCtgaggaagaagaagaggaagacgaCACTGAGGAGGATGAGCCCTCGACGTCCAGATGGCAGGGCATTGAAGCCATCTTTGAAGCTTATCAAGAGTATGCAGAAG AGCAAAGCATTGAACGCCAGGTTCTTCACAGTCAGTGCAGACGACTGGAAGCACATCACTATAATCTCAGTCTAACCGCTGAACAGCTCTCACACTCAATGGGG GAGCTGATGGCTCAGAAGCAGAAGCTGGCAGCAGAGAGGGAGAACCTGCAGGCAGAACTGGAGCACTTTAAAAAGTGTTTGACGCTGCCACAGAGCCCCTGGTCTAGGGCTCACTTTAAGGGCTACCCACCCAGGTGA